The Methylomonas montana genome has a window encoding:
- a CDS encoding DUF6644 family protein, with protein MSLIEFAQTLNDSELGTALRESVYMFPLIEGLHLIGLAVALGLLFFVDLRLLGLFLPQLPVGQVLHPLRPWLLSGFVVIFVTGILLFVATASKIITLPVFFYKLGFIALAGINALWFELKWGRDVGHWGDAPLLPGAVRFAGLTSLTLWSLVVIAGRLIPYLSYQ; from the coding sequence ATGTCCTTAATCGAATTCGCCCAAACCCTTAACGATTCCGAGCTTGGCACCGCGTTGCGTGAGTCGGTGTATATGTTTCCGCTGATCGAAGGCCTGCATTTGATCGGCCTGGCAGTGGCCTTGGGCCTATTGTTTTTCGTCGACTTGCGACTGCTCGGCCTGTTTTTGCCGCAACTGCCGGTCGGGCAAGTGCTGCACCCGCTGCGGCCCTGGCTGCTGAGCGGATTTGTGGTGATCTTCGTGACCGGGATTTTGTTGTTCGTAGCGACGGCGTCGAAAATCATCACGCTGCCGGTGTTTTTTTACAAGCTGGGGTTCATAGCCTTGGCCGGCATCAACGCCTTGTGGTTTGAATTGAAATGGGGCCGCGATGTTGGGCATTGGGGCGATGCTCCGCTGTTGCCTGGCGCGGTCCGTTTTGCCGGACTCACCTCGCTGACCTTATGGAGCCTGGTGGTGATCGCCGGCCGTTTGATCCCTTACCTGAGTTACCAATAA
- a CDS encoding DUF6644 family protein — translation MSALEFFKTLQSSEFGRYVGGLDHLFCAVLELGHIAGMILLLASVLLTSLNLLGLGLSKVPLVQIQHSTRKLFWTGLTLLLVSGLLIFIPAATSYYTNDFFWAKFVLLGVALLVYFTLYRWVAASGSRGTWLAKTTGGLVLSLWLGVAFAGRFIGFFA, via the coding sequence ATGTCTGCTCTCGAATTCTTCAAAACTTTGCAATCCAGCGAATTTGGCCGCTATGTCGGCGGGTTGGATCATCTGTTCTGCGCGGTACTGGAACTGGGCCATATCGCCGGCATGATTTTGCTGCTGGCATCGGTGCTATTGACCAGCCTGAATTTGCTGGGTTTGGGGCTAAGCAAGGTGCCGCTGGTGCAAATTCAGCACAGTACCCGCAAATTGTTCTGGACCGGCTTGACACTATTATTGGTGTCGGGCTTGCTGATCTTCATCCCGGCGGCCACCAGCTATTACACTAACGATTTCTTTTGGGCCAAATTCGTATTGCTGGGTGTGGCCTTGCTGGTTTATTTCACGCTCTATCGTTGGGTCGCCGCTTCCGGCTCTCGCGGCACATGGCTGGCAAAAACCACCGGCGGTTTGGTGTTAAGCCTGTGGCTGGGAGTAGCCTTTGCCGGACGCTTTATCGGCTTTTTTGCTTAA
- a CDS encoding redoxin domain-containing protein produces MLSQRLFGFFALSLTLLIHSGAARAEPVVGQPAPTFSGAAAEGGTLNLADLRGKIVILEWTNHECPFVRKHYESGNIPKVQKQAASQGVVWLQVISSGPDKEGYVDAATAKKLNQERGATPANVVFDPSGTIGKLYAATNTPQLFIIDPKGVLLYKGGIDSIPSADQDDIASAENYISSALKELAAGKPISKSVTKPYGCTVKYAG; encoded by the coding sequence ATGTTATCGCAACGTCTATTCGGTTTTTTCGCATTGAGTTTGACCCTGTTGATCCATTCCGGCGCGGCGCGGGCTGAGCCGGTAGTCGGCCAGCCCGCGCCGACGTTTTCCGGGGCCGCCGCCGAGGGTGGTACGCTGAATCTCGCCGACCTGCGCGGCAAGATTGTGATTCTGGAATGGACCAATCACGAATGCCCGTTCGTGCGTAAACATTACGAGTCCGGCAATATTCCCAAAGTGCAAAAACAAGCAGCCAGCCAAGGCGTCGTCTGGCTGCAAGTGATTTCCTCCGGGCCGGACAAGGAAGGTTATGTGGACGCAGCGACCGCCAAAAAGCTCAATCAGGAACGCGGCGCCACGCCAGCCAATGTGGTGTTTGATCCGAGTGGAACTATCGGTAAGCTTTACGCCGCTACCAACACGCCGCAATTGTTCATCATCGATCCCAAAGGCGTGTTGCTGTACAAAGGCGGCATAGACAGCATTCCGTCGGCCGATCAGGACGACATCGCCAGCGCCGAGAATTACATTTCCTCGGCTTTGAAGGAGCTGGCGGCAGGCAAACCGATCAGCAAATCAGTGACTAAACCGTATGGTTGTACCGTTAAATATGCCGGTTAA
- a CDS encoding lysylphosphatidylglycerol synthase transmembrane domain-containing protein, with product MSWLKAFPVLLWLLALILVGSVLSQLPLAAITRALGTLSFGQWSAWIALNLVIVLLATQRWQVLSDLLKLPAGFVELLMIRQAGQAVSFITPGPQFGGEPLQIFWLYKRCRVPLHGALLALGLDRFYELWINFSILVLAVLLLLASPIGDVANWQEILLILTGMLLTLSSLGWLLLKQPERVFSWLKRLVRRWQHHPRLQHIETHWQRLGGDLKRAVKERKPALLNAFILSVFGWAGLLAELWLLLSVFDLALGFSAFLVILVAMRLSFMLPLPGGVGSLEAALFWAFQYLSLPAEAAIGLMALMRLRDGVMLMGGLGCLRALK from the coding sequence ATGTCCTGGTTGAAAGCGTTTCCTGTCTTGTTGTGGTTGCTGGCGTTGATCCTGGTAGGATCGGTGCTAAGCCAATTGCCGCTTGCCGCTATTACACGGGCTCTCGGCACGCTATCCTTCGGACAATGGTCGGCCTGGATAGCGTTGAACCTGGTCATTGTTTTACTGGCGACGCAACGCTGGCAGGTGCTTAGCGACCTGCTGAAATTGCCGGCGGGATTCGTCGAGCTGTTGATGATCCGCCAAGCCGGTCAAGCCGTCAGTTTCATCACGCCAGGTCCGCAGTTTGGCGGCGAGCCATTACAGATTTTCTGGTTGTACAAGCGCTGCCGCGTGCCGCTGCACGGTGCTTTGCTAGCACTGGGCCTGGATAGGTTTTACGAACTGTGGATCAACTTCAGCATTCTGGTCCTGGCAGTGCTATTGCTGTTGGCTTCACCGATAGGTGATGTCGCCAACTGGCAGGAAATTCTGCTGATTCTGACCGGTATGTTGCTAACGTTATCTTCGCTGGGCTGGCTGCTTCTAAAGCAGCCTGAACGGGTATTTTCTTGGCTAAAACGCTTGGTCCGGCGCTGGCAACATCACCCACGACTACAACATATAGAAACGCACTGGCAGCGTCTGGGCGGCGATCTAAAGCGTGCCGTAAAGGAGCGGAAGCCGGCGTTGTTGAACGCCTTTATTCTCTCCGTCTTTGGCTGGGCCGGACTGCTAGCAGAGTTGTGGCTGTTGCTGAGCGTGTTCGATCTTGCCTTGGGTTTTTCCGCGTTCCTGGTCATTCTGGTCGCCATGCGTCTATCTTTCATGCTGCCGCTACCCGGCGGGGTCGGCTCGCTGGAAGCGGCGCTGTTTTGGGCTTTTCAATACCTGAGTTTGCCCGCGGAGGCAGCCATCGGCCTGATGGCGCTAATGCGGTTACGAGATGGCGTGATGCTGATGGGGGGCTTGGGCTGTCTACGCGCCTTGAAATAA
- a CDS encoding sulfatase-like hydrolase/transferase, producing MASTDMLGNHRLFNRHRTSQLTTGLNMFALMYVWAALLIPNRLSSITPAAFAYLPLEALLLGLVLLVPGRTGTLFRLLAAGLLATGIIFKMADIAAYQVFDRPFNPILDSRFPADGMNLLKGAIGRIGAMVVAGLIVALLTGIFLLTNAMLRQVQVLLQSSTKTSGVGLLAGLLVWIICAFAGRPYAGKPFYDLMATHVSSIRSGMADLESFNNIVDNDPYAAVPDSALFEKLKGKDLLVVFIESYGRTVLDKADYAEHIRPLLQQSSAKLAANGLSARSAYLASPTYGGISWLAHGTLMSGLWINSQTRYDRLVMSQRPSLNRLFRRAGWRTVAVQPAHTMAWPQGEYFGYDRIYAAQDLGYKGQPFNWITMPDQYTLSALQVLERQPGSRQPLMAELALISSHAPWTPLPQLVDWHQVGDGSIFNQARAGDTPEVVWQNTERIREQYRKSIEYALANIVSYAESYGDDNLVILVLGDHQPAPFVTGESDSRDVLVHLISRDAKVIDAVEDWQWSEGMLPAGDAPSWGMDKLRDRFISAFSAQTADLSK from the coding sequence ATGGCAAGCACAGACATGCTAGGCAATCACAGACTTTTCAATCGTCACAGGACCAGCCAGCTAACGACAGGCTTGAATATGTTCGCCTTGATGTATGTATGGGCGGCCTTGCTGATCCCCAACCGCCTCAGTTCGATCACCCCGGCGGCCTTTGCCTATTTACCGCTGGAAGCATTATTACTCGGTCTGGTTTTGCTGGTGCCGGGCCGAACAGGCACGCTGTTTCGCCTACTCGCCGCCGGCCTGCTGGCGACGGGCATTATCTTTAAAATGGCCGACATCGCGGCATACCAGGTTTTCGACCGGCCATTCAACCCGATACTCGATTCCCGGTTTCCGGCCGACGGCATGAATCTGCTGAAAGGCGCCATCGGCCGGATTGGCGCCATGGTGGTCGCAGGCTTGATAGTCGCGCTATTGACCGGTATTTTCCTGCTGACCAATGCTATGCTGCGCCAAGTGCAAGTGCTGTTGCAAAGCTCGACAAAAACCAGTGGCGTGGGTTTACTCGCCGGCCTTTTGGTTTGGATAATCTGTGCCTTCGCCGGCCGGCCATACGCCGGCAAACCGTTTTACGACCTGATGGCGACGCATGTTTCCAGCATCCGTAGCGGCATGGCCGACCTGGAAAGCTTTAACAACATCGTCGATAACGACCCTTATGCAGCGGTGCCGGACAGCGCATTATTCGAGAAATTGAAAGGCAAGGACCTGCTAGTGGTGTTCATCGAATCGTACGGCCGGACCGTGCTTGATAAAGCCGATTACGCTGAGCATATCCGCCCGCTACTGCAACAAAGTAGCGCTAAGTTGGCCGCGAACGGCCTGTCGGCGCGCAGTGCTTACCTAGCCTCGCCGACTTACGGTGGCATCAGCTGGCTGGCGCATGGCACCCTAATGTCCGGCTTATGGATCAATAGCCAGACCCGCTACGACCGTTTGGTGATGAGCCAACGCCCATCGCTGAATCGCCTGTTTCGGCGAGCCGGCTGGCGAACCGTGGCCGTACAGCCCGCTCATACCATGGCATGGCCGCAAGGCGAATATTTTGGCTACGACCGCATCTACGCCGCGCAGGACCTGGGCTACAAAGGCCAGCCTTTCAACTGGATCACCATGCCGGATCAATACACGCTATCGGCCCTGCAAGTTTTGGAGCGCCAACCCGGCTCGCGCCAACCGCTGATGGCCGAACTGGCCTTGATCTCTTCGCACGCACCCTGGACGCCGCTGCCCCAACTCGTAGATTGGCATCAGGTCGGCGATGGCAGCATATTCAATCAAGCGCGAGCCGGCGACACCCCGGAAGTGGTCTGGCAAAATACCGAGCGGATTCGCGAGCAATATCGAAAATCCATCGAATACGCCTTAGCCAATATCGTCTCCTATGCGGAGTCCTATGGCGACGACAATCTGGTGATCCTGGTACTGGGCGATCACCAACCCGCGCCGTTCGTGACCGGCGAATCGGATAGTCGCGATGTGTTGGTACATCTGATCAGCCGCGATGCCAAGGTGATAGATGCCGTGGAAGATTGGCAGTGGTCGGAAGGCATGCTGCCGGCCGGCGATGCGCCGTCTTGGGGGATGGATAAACTGCGGGATCGATTTATTTCCGCCTTTTCCGCCCAAACTGCCGATCTATCCAAATAA
- a CDS encoding cytochrome c produces the protein MLVLSKSSSRLKVIACSLASAGILIACNTATTEPATPPIPFKAVATLQDIMTAIIDPNIDFVWNSVSSVSTASGTEERQPQTDEDWRLLRQHASSVAEAANLLLIEDRPIAAANAVTSSGGAELTPAAIKTLIAEHRQEYLQRAQGLQTAAQGLLLAIEAKNVEELEKAGGEVEQACEQCHSQFWYPGDARPK, from the coding sequence ATGCTTGTTCTCAGTAAATCTAGTTCACGTTTAAAAGTTATTGCCTGCAGCCTAGCCTCTGCCGGTATATTGATTGCCTGCAACACTGCTACAACCGAACCAGCTACGCCGCCAATTCCTTTCAAAGCGGTCGCGACGCTGCAAGACATCATGACGGCTATCATCGACCCCAACATCGATTTCGTCTGGAACTCGGTATCCTCGGTCAGTACGGCGAGCGGCACCGAAGAACGCCAGCCGCAAACCGACGAAGACTGGCGACTGCTGCGCCAACATGCCTCGTCCGTGGCCGAAGCAGCGAATCTATTGCTGATTGAAGACCGGCCGATTGCGGCCGCCAACGCCGTCACCTCCAGTGGTGGCGCCGAACTGACGCCGGCTGCGATCAAAACCTTAATTGCCGAGCATCGCCAGGAATACCTGCAAAGAGCGCAAGGCCTGCAAACTGCCGCGCAAGGCTTACTGTTGGCGATAGAAGCCAAAAACGTCGAGGAACTGGAAAAAGCCGGCGGCGAAGTCGAACAAGCCTGCGAGCAATGCCATAGCCAGTTCTGGTATCCGGGCGATGCGCGGCCCAAATAA
- a CDS encoding DUF6152 family protein — protein sequence MNINGKLLSGILVSGLLALTAPPAEAHHAFSAEFDAEKPIELKGVVTKLELVNPHSWLYLDVKQTDGSAKNWGFEFGAPFSLKQKGITKASLPVGSEVTIQGYRAKNGKDFGYAVTTVLSDGRSVKTGGAQDAPDAQTQGAAQ from the coding sequence ATGAACATAAACGGCAAACTGCTCAGCGGGATATTGGTAAGCGGACTACTCGCCTTAACGGCGCCGCCGGCCGAAGCCCATCACGCCTTTTCAGCGGAGTTCGACGCCGAAAAACCAATCGAACTGAAAGGTGTGGTTACCAAACTGGAATTGGTCAACCCGCATAGCTGGCTATACCTGGACGTCAAGCAAACCGACGGCAGCGCCAAGAATTGGGGATTCGAATTCGGCGCGCCGTTCAGCCTGAAACAAAAAGGCATCACCAAGGCCAGTCTGCCGGTCGGCAGCGAAGTGACCATCCAAGGCTATCGGGCCAAAAACGGCAAGGATTTCGGCTACGCGGTAACCACCGTGCTGTCCGACGGCCGTAGCGTCAAAACCGGCGGCGCTCAAGACGCGCCCGACGCCCAAACACAAGGTGCCGCTCAGTAA
- a CDS encoding CDP-alcohol phosphatidyltransferase family protein: MQPNPDAGLNFLKRELREITWLGCGVLLAGFCLLGLVEDWRLADQWLGQAGLLWAYVCLCIGRRLALNRASAESALYGSLGWGNRLTILRGGLIALTGGFLFMDQAAADLVWLPALLYTLAAILDRLDGFAARRSGQVSLLGNELDISFDALGLVIAPLLAIGLGKLHGSYLLLSVAFYVYRWGLQRRSLLGLPLHALPANPLRRTLAGFQMAFVAVALWPLLDPELTTIAGFAFMLPVLFGFAADWWVVCGLIQPQAYHYLAEWSERFFQPGLRILLALLVFLLMPGSIDTADKLLVIGLPLGASLILFGLAGRLGTLILITLLGWHDPGDASPVASYLVIFSASWILLLGTGRCSLWRWGDDWIQRYDGA, from the coding sequence ATGCAACCAAACCCGGATGCCGGCTTAAATTTTTTAAAACGCGAACTGCGAGAGATAACCTGGCTAGGATGCGGGGTGCTACTGGCCGGTTTCTGTTTATTAGGTCTTGTGGAGGATTGGCGATTAGCCGACCAATGGCTAGGGCAGGCAGGTCTGCTCTGGGCATATGTCTGCCTGTGTATCGGGCGGCGGTTGGCACTGAATCGCGCCAGTGCGGAATCGGCTCTCTACGGCAGCCTGGGTTGGGGTAACCGTTTGACTATCCTGCGCGGCGGTTTGATTGCTTTGACCGGCGGTTTTCTGTTCATGGATCAAGCGGCTGCCGACCTCGTTTGGCTGCCGGCGTTGCTGTACACCTTGGCCGCGATCCTCGACCGGCTGGATGGCTTTGCTGCCCGCCGTAGTGGGCAGGTCAGTCTGTTGGGTAACGAACTGGATATTAGTTTCGATGCGCTGGGGCTGGTGATTGCGCCGCTATTGGCAATCGGTCTGGGAAAACTGCATGGCTCTTATCTGCTATTAAGCGTTGCATTTTACGTTTATCGATGGGGCTTGCAGCGCCGCAGTTTACTGGGGTTGCCGTTACACGCCTTGCCGGCAAATCCGCTACGTCGCACCCTGGCCGGCTTTCAAATGGCTTTCGTCGCCGTGGCGCTATGGCCGCTGCTCGATCCGGAACTGACCACTATCGCGGGCTTTGCGTTCATGCTGCCGGTATTGTTCGGTTTTGCCGCGGACTGGTGGGTGGTTTGTGGACTGATACAGCCGCAGGCCTATCACTATTTAGCGGAATGGAGCGAGCGTTTTTTCCAGCCGGGCTTGCGGATATTACTGGCGCTGCTGGTGTTTTTACTGATGCCAGGCTCAATCGATACGGCCGACAAGTTGTTGGTTATTGGCTTGCCCCTCGGAGCTAGCCTGATCCTGTTTGGCCTTGCGGGACGCTTGGGGACGCTGATTTTGATTACGCTGTTGGGTTGGCATGATCCGGGCGATGCCAGTCCTGTTGCGAGTTATTTAGTGATCTTTTCCGCCAGTTGGATTTTGCTGCTAGGCACCGGCCGCTGTAGCCTTTGGCGATGGGGCGACGACTGGATACAACGCTATGACGGTGCCTGA